From one Thermatribacter velox genomic stretch:
- a CDS encoding DJ-1/PfpI/YhbO family deglycase/protease, with product MASKRIALLVENLYQELDVWYTLLRLREEGMEVETIGTGTQGDYLGRHNFAVRVEKLASSVDASKFDGVVVPGGFAPAYLRRYPAVVNLVRECYQQGKLVAALHHGPWVLISAGVVRGKRVTGAVSVRDDVENAGGEFVDLPVVVDGNVITARSSQELPAFMQEVLGFLWRQKPRLNEAFPDGLLYDALGNLVALSDFIRRTPAVILFVDSVFSPLFGEFLPEYQELSKSIRERGGLFLVVSGDPFPALRGFLTQVKTDCQVFGDPLLRLGRSFGVLDGMGLLEWNVFIIDRNGAIRYAERCLDGELKDLPGFERQLEILLQRGE from the coding sequence TTGGCCTCCAAACGGATTGCCTTGCTGGTTGAAAATTTATATCAGGAACTGGATGTCTGGTACACTTTGCTTCGTCTCCGTGAAGAAGGGATGGAAGTAGAGACCATTGGTACCGGCACACAGGGGGATTACCTGGGAAGGCATAATTTTGCAGTGCGGGTTGAAAAACTCGCTTCTTCAGTTGATGCCAGCAAGTTTGATGGCGTGGTAGTTCCCGGTGGTTTCGCCCCTGCCTATTTGCGCCGTTATCCGGCAGTGGTCAACTTAGTCAGAGAGTGCTATCAGCAGGGAAAGCTGGTTGCCGCTCTGCATCATGGCCCCTGGGTGCTTATTTCTGCTGGGGTGGTGCGGGGTAAAAGAGTCACCGGGGCGGTTTCCGTAAGAGATGACGTTGAGAATGCCGGTGGAGAGTTTGTGGATCTTCCGGTGGTAGTTGACGGTAACGTTATAACAGCGAGAAGCTCTCAAGAATTGCCGGCTTTCATGCAGGAAGTGCTCGGATTTTTATGGAGGCAGAAGCCAAGGCTTAACGAGGCATTCCCCGACGGCCTTCTTTATGACGCACTGGGTAACCTGGTTGCGCTTTCGGACTTCATCAGACGCACCCCGGCGGTCATCCTCTTTGTGGATTCGGTTTTTAGCCCTCTGTTCGGTGAGTTCCTTCCCGAATATCAGGAGTTGAGTAAAAGCATAAGGGAGCGAGGCGGGCTTTTCCTGGTGGTAAGCGGCGATCCGTTCCCTGCACTGCGTGGCTTTCTCACCCAGGTGAAAACTGATTGTCAGGTATTTGGTGACCCTCTGCTCCGGCTGGGGCGTAGCTTTGGAGTGTTAGACGGAATGGGGCTTCTGGAATGGAATGTTTTTATCATCGACCGTAATGGCGCCATTCGCTATGCAGAACGCTGTCTGGATGGTGAGCTAAAAGACCTTCCGGGCTTTGAGCGCCAGTTGGAAATTCTTTTACAAAGGGGGGAATAA
- the lpxA gene encoding acyl-ACP--UDP-N-acetylglucosamine O-acyltransferase produces the protein MNIHPTACIEKGALLDTGVEVGPYSIIGGGVRIGEGTKIGAFSVIEGRVSIGKNCTIGHHVVLGAPPQDVAYRGEDSEVVIGDNTVLREFVTIHRATGEGKSTRVGNNCFIMAYCHIAHNCEIGDEVTMANGAALAGYVTVGPQAVLSGYVGVHQFVRIGRLAMVGGLSKVVMDVPPFLLVDGHPAQIFGLNVVGLRRRGFSAKERELIKRIYRILYHSSLPLGKALEMVREEFSQEVAREIVAFFEESKRGVLRWRENRGLKESAE, from the coding sequence GTGAATATTCATCCTACTGCCTGCATTGAAAAGGGAGCTCTTCTGGATACCGGTGTGGAAGTGGGTCCTTACTCGATTATTGGTGGAGGAGTGCGGATTGGTGAGGGGACCAAAATTGGTGCTTTTTCGGTTATTGAGGGCAGAGTAAGTATTGGAAAAAACTGCACCATAGGTCACCATGTGGTTCTGGGTGCTCCACCCCAGGACGTTGCTTATCGGGGCGAGGATAGCGAAGTAGTGATTGGTGATAATACCGTTTTGAGGGAGTTTGTTACCATACACCGGGCCACCGGTGAGGGGAAGTCAACGCGGGTGGGCAATAACTGCTTCATAATGGCTTACTGCCATATCGCTCACAATTGCGAAATCGGGGATGAGGTAACCATGGCTAATGGAGCAGCCCTGGCTGGCTATGTGACCGTCGGTCCTCAGGCAGTGCTCAGTGGGTATGTGGGAGTGCACCAATTTGTGCGTATTGGGAGGCTGGCTATGGTGGGAGGGCTTTCCAAAGTAGTCATGGATGTTCCGCCCTTTTTGCTCGTTGATGGACACCCGGCTCAAATATTCGGCTTAAACGTGGTGGGCTTGCGCCGCAGAGGCTTCTCTGCCAAAGAGCGAGAATTGATCAAAAGGATTTATCGAATTCTTTATCACTCTTCACTCCCGCTTGGTAAAGCCCTGGAGATGGTGAGAGAAGAATTTTCTCAAGAGGTAGCTCGGGAAATCGTTGCCTTTTTTGAAGAGAGCAAAAGGGGCGTTTTGCGCTGGAGAGAGAACCGGGGGTTGAAAGAAAGTGCTGAGTGA
- a CDS encoding DUF4416 family protein: MGVIRTPKPVKLFIAILYPEREILESVKPALREHFGEIEWESPHLPFTHTDYYRSIGEKLTRVFLVFEPLIDPGQLADIKITTNQIEAQTGDGEKERRINLDPGYFDGGKIVLATTKNFSHRVYIGKGIYAEATIKWEKGAFRPFEYTYPDYASEAYQPILLKIRELYRKSLAERESSTR, from the coding sequence ATGGGAGTAATTCGCACACCCAAACCAGTGAAACTTTTTATCGCTATCCTTTATCCGGAACGGGAAATTCTGGAAAGCGTAAAGCCGGCGCTTCGGGAACATTTTGGAGAAATAGAATGGGAAAGCCCTCACCTTCCCTTCACCCACACCGATTATTACCGCTCTATCGGAGAAAAATTAACCCGGGTTTTTCTGGTTTTTGAACCTCTCATAGACCCGGGACAGTTAGCCGATATCAAAATCACCACCAACCAGATAGAAGCCCAGACTGGGGATGGGGAAAAAGAGCGGAGAATCAATCTGGATCCGGGATACTTTGACGGAGGAAAAATCGTTCTAGCCACCACCAAAAATTTTTCCCACCGGGTATACATTGGAAAAGGAATCTATGCAGAAGCCACCATCAAGTGGGAGAAGGGAGCTTTTCGCCCCTTTGAGTACACCTACCCGGATTATGCAAGCGAAGCCTATCAGCCGATTCTGTTAAAAATTCGCGAGTTATACCGTAAATCACTGGCAGAAAGAGAATCTTCAACCAGGTAA
- the lpxB gene encoding lipid-A-disaccharide synthase has protein sequence MKAFPSNATVFVSTGEVSGDRYASLVIESLHKIYPELSVVALGGEALRAAGALLLGDTQCMATVGIWEALRSLSGWWSLFRKTTRYLLSARPRCVLLVDNPGFNLRLARFCYTQGLPVVYFVPPQVWVWGQGRAKKLSRWASSICTIFPWEEAYFDPKKALWVGHPVAWFVEQFEKKQESQEKRDRKTVLLLPGSRTGEVEAYLERVFPALQVLTEKYPYLVWKLVTASSEIQSVVDEKLQSLPVTLVAHQELYHVAQEALFSISCSGTITLEMALLGVPQIIVYRVSGLTYRLAKLLVKSSWVGLPNILAQEEIFPELIQDDFGPERLIQEVEKFLNEGKKREEQAKLWSRKLREQLCRGNPFENVAQVVKRYL, from the coding sequence ATGAAAGCTTTTCCTTCTAATGCAACAGTTTTTGTGTCTACCGGAGAAGTTTCTGGGGACCGTTATGCATCCCTGGTAATTGAGTCCCTGCACAAAATCTATCCTGAACTTTCGGTGGTTGCTCTGGGGGGAGAGGCTCTTCGGGCAGCCGGTGCCTTGCTGCTCGGTGATACACAGTGCATGGCCACAGTAGGCATTTGGGAAGCGCTGCGTTCTCTGAGTGGCTGGTGGTCTCTTTTCAGAAAAACTACCCGCTATCTTCTTTCTGCACGTCCTCGCTGTGTGCTTCTGGTGGATAACCCGGGGTTTAACCTGCGATTGGCCCGTTTTTGTTATACTCAGGGTTTGCCGGTGGTTTACTTTGTTCCTCCCCAGGTCTGGGTGTGGGGGCAAGGTAGAGCAAAAAAACTTTCTCGCTGGGCAAGCTCCATATGCACCATATTTCCCTGGGAGGAAGCGTATTTTGACCCTAAGAAAGCCTTATGGGTGGGACATCCGGTAGCTTGGTTCGTAGAGCAGTTTGAGAAAAAACAAGAGAGTCAGGAAAAAAGAGACAGGAAAACGGTGCTTTTACTTCCGGGAAGCAGGACAGGTGAAGTTGAAGCCTATCTCGAGCGAGTGTTCCCTGCTTTGCAGGTCCTCACCGAAAAATACCCTTATTTGGTTTGGAAACTGGTCACCGCTTCTTCGGAAATACAAAGTGTGGTGGATGAAAAATTGCAAAGCTTGCCGGTGACCCTGGTTGCACACCAGGAGCTTTACCATGTTGCCCAGGAAGCCCTTTTTTCCATTTCCTGCTCTGGCACGATAACCTTGGAGATGGCCCTTCTCGGTGTTCCGCAGATTATCGTTTACAGGGTTTCTGGGTTGACCTACCGGCTGGCGAAGCTATTGGTTAAAAGCAGCTGGGTGGGGCTTCCTAACATCCTTGCTCAAGAAGAAATCTTCCCGGAGCTCATTCAGGATGATTTCGGGCCGGAACGATTAATTCAAGAAGTAGAAAAGTTTCTGAATGAAGGCAAAAAGAGAGAGGAACAGGCAAAGCTCTGGAGCAGGAAACTACGGGAACAACTCTGTCGGGGCAATCCTTTTGAAAACGTGGCCCAGGTGGTGAAAAGATATTTGTGA
- a CDS encoding ABC transporter ATP-binding protein — protein MAIVGASFSIVLPWLVKDIIDKVLLERNIRLLMLISFGVVIIFFVKGVASYVQNYWISIAGFRTITRLRSELYAHLHNLSASFFHENPTGEVISRMTNDISILQNFFANVFLNIFMDIMIFLGSMVFLFFIHWKLALFSVAVFPLVGLCIDYLGRKIRGASHLLQKKTATLTSLIERAVTGMKIIQSYVSSPYEVQRFEAENEVNFRLAMKQARAKALLTPLVELVASCALTAVIWFGGREVIQGNLTPGGLVAFLGYLVTAASPLSSFSRGFQILQQSLASAERIFEFLDIPPQVKDEEGSIEKKEVTRGLRIRDVSFSYQGEKVLKNFNLEVKVGEKVGIVGPSGAGKSTLINLLLRFYDPDSGNIEIDGIDIRKIKLSSLRNLIGVVLQDALVLGGTVWENILYGKLDAQPAEIFEASKKARAHDFVMALEKGYDTNVGDAGCRLSGGQKQRIAIARAFLKDPPILVFDEATSNLDPESERYIREAISEIDRSKIVIVVAHSPAMVKDLDRIVLLWDGTVRAEGSHEELLSSCEEYRRLFGGVREWQKSV, from the coding sequence ATGGCCATTGTTGGGGCCAGCTTTAGCATAGTTCTCCCCTGGTTGGTAAAGGATATCATTGATAAGGTGCTTCTGGAGCGCAACATTCGCCTTTTGATGCTCATTTCTTTTGGAGTGGTGATCATCTTTTTTGTGAAAGGTGTTGCATCTTATGTGCAGAACTATTGGATTTCCATCGCTGGTTTCAGAACCATCACCCGTTTGCGTTCTGAGCTTTATGCGCACTTGCACAATCTTTCTGCCTCCTTTTTCCATGAAAATCCAACTGGTGAAGTTATTTCCCGCATGACCAATGATATATCCATTCTTCAGAACTTTTTTGCCAATGTGTTTTTGAACATTTTTATGGATATCATGATTTTCTTGGGTTCCATGGTTTTTCTGTTTTTCATCCACTGGAAACTGGCCCTTTTTTCGGTTGCTGTTTTCCCTTTGGTGGGGCTGTGTATAGATTATCTGGGCAGAAAGATTCGTGGAGCTTCGCACCTGCTTCAAAAGAAAACAGCGACCCTGACTTCGCTCATCGAGCGGGCGGTTACTGGAATGAAAATTATTCAATCTTACGTAAGTTCCCCCTATGAGGTGCAGCGTTTTGAAGCTGAAAATGAAGTCAACTTCAGATTGGCCATGAAGCAGGCCCGCGCCAAGGCCTTGCTTACGCCACTTGTGGAGCTGGTTGCTTCCTGTGCTCTCACTGCGGTGATCTGGTTTGGGGGGAGAGAAGTGATCCAGGGGAACCTGACACCGGGTGGTCTGGTTGCTTTTCTTGGCTACCTGGTTACTGCTGCGTCACCTCTTTCCAGCTTCAGCAGGGGTTTTCAGATTCTCCAGCAAAGCCTGGCTTCAGCAGAGCGTATTTTCGAATTTCTGGATATTCCTCCCCAGGTAAAAGATGAAGAAGGAAGTATCGAGAAAAAGGAAGTGACCCGTGGATTGCGAATTCGGGACGTGTCCTTCTCCTATCAAGGTGAAAAGGTGCTTAAGAACTTTAACCTGGAAGTCAAAGTTGGTGAAAAAGTGGGCATTGTAGGTCCCAGTGGAGCCGGAAAGAGCACCTTAATCAACCTGCTTCTCCGCTTTTACGACCCAGATTCAGGGAACATCGAGATAGACGGGATTGATATCCGCAAAATCAAGCTTTCTTCACTACGCAATCTGATAGGGGTAGTGCTTCAGGATGCTCTGGTTTTGGGGGGAACAGTCTGGGAGAACATCCTGTACGGGAAGCTCGATGCCCAACCTGCGGAAATTTTTGAGGCTTCAAAAAAAGCACGGGCTCATGATTTTGTGATGGCCCTTGAGAAGGGTTACGATACCAACGTTGGAGATGCCGGATGTCGCCTTTCCGGAGGTCAGAAGCAGCGCATTGCCATTGCCCGGGCTTTTTTAAAAGACCCGCCCATTCTGGTCTTTGATGAGGCAACTTCCAACCTGGATCCGGAATCAGAGCGTTACATCCGCGAAGCAATCTCCGAAATTGACCGCAGCAAAATTGTCATCGTGGTGGCACACTCGCCGGCTATGGTCAAAGACTTAGACAGGATAGTTTTGCTCTGGGATGGAACGGTTCGAGCTGAGGGTTCTCACGAAGAGCTTCTTTCTTCCTGTGAAGAATATCGCCGTCTTTTTGGAGGAGTAAGGGAATGGCAAAAATCCGTTTAG
- a CDS encoding ferritin family protein, which produces MEKSFGEGEGAMVMRFSPQEILTMAVELEKKGMAFYEELLQRATSSSAKEAFSLLRDEEEKHLEFFSSLLNEIDDQAEFIDTMEEVESYLRAIVEDGVLGKVLRGVGVPSPQADLIEAINFGIEVEKESILFYQGFADFVPQAKMEWLQKVIDEERRHFVYLSGLKKEWGGGS; this is translated from the coding sequence ATGGAAAAAAGCTTTGGAGAGGGTGAAGGAGCTATGGTAATGCGCTTTTCTCCTCAGGAGATTCTCACCATGGCGGTAGAACTTGAGAAAAAAGGCATGGCTTTTTATGAAGAATTACTTCAAAGAGCGACCAGCTCTTCTGCTAAGGAAGCTTTTTCTCTTTTGAGGGATGAGGAGGAGAAGCATTTGGAATTTTTTTCTTCCCTGCTGAACGAAATAGACGACCAGGCGGAATTCATCGATACCATGGAAGAGGTGGAAAGTTATTTGAGGGCCATCGTTGAAGATGGGGTGTTGGGAAAAGTGTTGCGAGGAGTGGGGGTGCCTTCTCCTCAGGCTGACCTTATCGAAGCCATTAATTTTGGCATTGAGGTGGAAAAAGAGAGTATTCTCTTTTATCAAGGTTTTGCTGATTTTGTTCCCCAGGCAAAAATGGAGTGGCTGCAAAAGGTGATTGACGAAGAACGCAGACACTTTGTTTACCTCAGTGGCCTTAAGAAGGAGTGGGGAGGTGGGTCCTGA
- a CDS encoding LpxI family protein, with amino-acid sequence MLSEGLLLIAGEGLVPELVYQEAQKSFARVKVYGYSFLHYRPSLILDFVDQRFSLQNILDYLNDNSLHCLCFAGKVPRGFLFCEEFIADDLKLFLSRLTAKADRQILEAVFTFFRERNHHLLSPVDFLSSSLTPPGPLTVKKPTPQHWVDIKKGVKIASFLADWEVGQTVVLKEGAVLAVEAAEGTTETIRRGVSFGKGEVVVVKMARSRQDFFVDVPAIGEETVRALGKQGGVIALEARKTLIVNFPEVVHLANLLGVSIVGISKDESFSF; translated from the coding sequence GTGCTGAGTGAGGGACTGCTTTTGATCGCTGGAGAAGGACTGGTTCCTGAGCTGGTGTATCAGGAAGCTCAAAAAAGCTTTGCCCGGGTGAAAGTATACGGTTACTCTTTTTTACATTATAGGCCTTCGCTGATTCTCGATTTTGTAGACCAGCGTTTTTCCCTACAGAACATCCTGGACTATCTGAATGACAATTCTCTCCACTGTTTGTGTTTTGCCGGCAAAGTTCCTCGGGGGTTTTTATTTTGCGAAGAGTTTATTGCTGATGACCTGAAACTTTTTTTGTCCCGCTTGACTGCAAAGGCTGACCGGCAAATTCTGGAAGCAGTATTTACCTTCTTTAGAGAGAGAAACCATCATTTGCTCTCGCCGGTTGATTTTCTATCCAGCAGCCTGACGCCACCGGGTCCGCTCACCGTTAAAAAGCCCACCCCCCAGCATTGGGTAGACATCAAAAAGGGTGTGAAGATTGCTTCTTTTCTTGCTGATTGGGAAGTGGGACAAACTGTGGTGCTTAAAGAAGGTGCAGTGCTTGCCGTTGAGGCAGCAGAAGGCACCACTGAGACTATCCGGAGAGGTGTATCTTTTGGAAAAGGTGAAGTGGTGGTGGTGAAGATGGCGCGCAGTAGACAGGATTTCTTTGTGGATGTGCCGGCGATTGGTGAAGAGACTGTCCGTGCTCTTGGCAAACAGGGTGGTGTCATTGCCCTTGAAGCTCGTAAAACGCTGATTGTCAATTTTCCTGAAGTGGTTCACCTTGCCAACCTGCTGGGTGTAAGTATTGTAGGCATTTCAAAAGATGAAAGCTTTTCCTTCTAA
- a CDS encoding D-alanine--D-alanine ligase, with the protein MAKIRLAVLMGGLGEEHEVSLSSGRGVVQHADYRKYLVRPVIIDREGQWRIATTFLTAPMALEELHFKDYQIGEAIEVLRREVDLVFIVLHGRFGEDGTIQGLLEIAGIAYVGSGVTASALGMHKAFFRAVAEHTGILVPPGVVVRRREWEERPEEVLARVRSLDSFVVKPAAQGSSIGVFMVENYQKLREAIDEALKLDGEIIVEKRIKGKEVTCGVLGGGGKEILPLPPTLIVPRDAEFFDYFSKYTPGATLEITPAPLPENVIQRLQEIALLTHKTLGCRGMSRSDFIYDEEEGQIYLLEINTIPGLTPTSLIPQACRAIGMSFKDLIDYLVEDSLSASDLRYNSRIFNRIG; encoded by the coding sequence ATGGCAAAAATCCGTTTAGCCGTATTAATGGGTGGCCTGGGCGAGGAACACGAGGTTAGTCTGAGTTCAGGAAGAGGCGTCGTTCAGCATGCTGACTACCGAAAATATCTGGTTCGTCCAGTGATTATCGACCGGGAGGGCCAATGGAGGATTGCCACTACCTTTCTGACCGCACCCATGGCCTTGGAGGAGCTGCATTTTAAGGACTATCAGATTGGCGAGGCCATAGAAGTGCTTCGCAGAGAAGTAGACCTTGTGTTCATAGTTTTGCATGGTAGGTTTGGTGAAGATGGCACTATTCAAGGTTTGCTGGAGATAGCGGGAATTGCTTATGTGGGTTCAGGAGTTACTGCCAGCGCTCTGGGGATGCACAAGGCTTTTTTCAGGGCCGTTGCCGAGCATACAGGTATTCTGGTGCCCCCGGGTGTGGTGGTGAGAAGAAGAGAGTGGGAAGAGAGGCCAGAGGAGGTTCTGGCTCGGGTTCGGTCTTTGGACTCTTTTGTGGTGAAGCCAGCTGCTCAGGGTTCAAGCATTGGCGTTTTTATGGTCGAAAATTACCAGAAACTCAGGGAAGCCATCGATGAAGCCTTGAAGCTGGATGGGGAAATTATCGTGGAAAAAAGAATTAAAGGGAAAGAAGTAACCTGTGGCGTGCTGGGTGGTGGAGGGAAAGAAATCTTGCCTTTACCTCCTACCCTCATTGTGCCTCGCGATGCCGAGTTTTTTGACTATTTTTCCAAGTACACGCCCGGAGCTACGCTGGAAATCACCCCTGCCCCTCTTCCCGAAAATGTGATACAGCGCTTGCAGGAGATTGCTTTGCTTACTCATAAGACCCTGGGTTGTCGGGGCATGTCAAGGTCTGACTTCATATACGATGAAGAAGAAGGCCAGATCTATCTTCTTGAAATCAACACCATACCCGGTCTTACTCCTACCAGCCTTATTCCTCAGGCCTGTCGGGCTATCGGTATGAGTTTTAAGGATTTGATTGATTACCTGGTTGAAGATTCTCTTTCTGCCAGTGATTTACGGTATAACTCGCGAATTTTTAACAGAATCGGCTGA
- a CDS encoding NAD(P)-dependent alcohol dehydrogenase: MQNTMKVAVMRDIGKIEIEERPVPVPLEEEVLIRIKSVGVCGSDVHYFTEGRIGDYVVKPPFVLGHECSGEVVEVGSKVKTLRPGDRVTMEPGIPCGKCEFCRSGRYNLCPDVVFWATPPIDGTFCEYVTHPASFTYRIGEGVSFEEAALVEPLSVGFYAVRRSGIEPGQSALVLGSGPIGLVTLLVLLARGVGRVFTVDIYALRLEKARELGAAEVANAREVDVVEWVKELTGGKGVDVVFETAGSVATTQQTTEVVKRGGKVVLVGLPSQSRIDYDIIKVIDKELDVLGIFRYANTYPGCVDLLNSGKVNLKALITHRFSLEETQKALEFAHQNKAESVKVVVNVD; the protein is encoded by the coding sequence ATGCAAAACACTATGAAGGTTGCAGTTATGCGGGACATTGGAAAAATCGAGATTGAGGAAAGGCCAGTCCCGGTACCTCTTGAGGAAGAAGTGTTGATACGCATAAAAAGCGTGGGAGTGTGTGGTTCCGACGTCCACTATTTTACAGAGGGTAGAATAGGGGATTACGTGGTAAAGCCGCCTTTTGTACTGGGGCATGAGTGCTCAGGCGAGGTAGTTGAAGTGGGCTCCAAGGTGAAGACTCTGCGCCCGGGTGACAGAGTCACCATGGAGCCGGGCATTCCCTGCGGAAAGTGTGAATTTTGCCGTTCGGGGCGCTATAACCTTTGCCCGGACGTGGTTTTCTGGGCCACTCCTCCCATTGATGGTACTTTCTGTGAGTATGTTACTCACCCGGCAAGTTTCACCTATCGCATAGGAGAGGGAGTCAGCTTTGAAGAAGCGGCACTGGTGGAGCCTTTGTCGGTGGGTTTCTATGCAGTGAGGCGTTCCGGTATCGAGCCTGGACAGAGTGCGCTGGTTCTTGGCAGTGGCCCCATTGGTCTGGTCACCCTTCTGGTTTTGCTTGCCCGGGGTGTGGGCAGGGTGTTTACGGTGGACATTTACGCCCTGCGCCTTGAAAAAGCTCGGGAGCTCGGTGCTGCGGAAGTTGCCAATGCCCGAGAAGTTGACGTTGTGGAGTGGGTCAAAGAGCTTACTGGTGGAAAGGGAGTGGATGTGGTTTTTGAAACTGCAGGAAGTGTGGCAACCACCCAGCAGACTACTGAAGTGGTCAAACGGGGAGGTAAAGTGGTGCTGGTGGGTCTTCCCTCTCAAAGCCGAATCGATTACGATATCATCAAAGTTATTGATAAGGAACTCGATGTGCTGGGTATTTTCAGATATGCCAATACCTATCCGGGCTGTGTGGATTTACTTAACTCTGGCAAGGTTAACCTCAAGGCCCTGATTACCCACCGTTTCTCTTTGGAGGAAACCCAGAAAGCTCTGGAGTTTGCTCACCAGAACAAAGCTGAATCGGTGAAAGTGGTGGTGAATGTAGACTGA
- a CDS encoding thioredoxin family protein — protein sequence MAFLQDKDKETLIKFLQENLEGKVTLKFFTQELECETCQATRALLQEVVALSPLLELEIYNFILDKEKVKEYGIDKIPAIVVEGEKDYGVRFYGIPSGYEFSGFIETLFWVSRGSVDLLPETQEALRNLPEAVSIQVFVTLTCPYCAQAVVLAHKMAIASEKVSSAMVEVAEFPHLAHRYAVRAVPKVVINEKVSFEGAYPEEEFLRKVIEASAK from the coding sequence ATGGCTTTTTTGCAGGACAAGGATAAGGAGACTCTCATCAAATTTTTGCAGGAGAACTTGGAAGGGAAAGTTACTCTGAAGTTCTTCACGCAGGAGCTCGAATGTGAGACCTGCCAGGCTACCCGAGCTTTACTCCAGGAAGTAGTTGCACTTTCGCCACTGCTTGAACTTGAAATTTACAACTTTATTCTTGATAAAGAAAAGGTTAAGGAGTATGGCATTGACAAGATACCGGCCATTGTGGTGGAAGGGGAAAAGGACTATGGCGTCCGTTTCTACGGAATACCTTCGGGTTATGAGTTTTCTGGATTTATAGAGACCTTATTCTGGGTTTCCCGGGGTAGCGTAGATTTGCTTCCCGAAACCCAGGAAGCACTACGCAACCTCCCTGAGGCGGTTTCCATCCAGGTTTTCGTGACTCTTACCTGTCCCTATTGCGCTCAAGCCGTAGTTCTTGCTCATAAGATGGCCATTGCCAGTGAAAAGGTTAGTTCAGCCATGGTTGAGGTAGCTGAGTTTCCCCATCTTGCTCACCGCTATGCGGTGCGTGCGGTTCCCAAAGTGGTGATTAACGAAAAGGTTTCTTTTGAGGGGGCCTATCCCGAAGAAGAATTTTTGCGGAAAGTTATAGAAGCGTCGGCAAAGTAA
- a CDS encoding UDP-3-O-acyl-N-acetylglucosamine deacetylase, translating into MNEAWHFQRTIAQPFEVQGKGLHSGEETRVKVFPGKVSQGIVFRVYSSCGETVIPASLQWLSPFPRSTSLMREGVELKTVEHFLAACYLMGIDNLEVLVWGNELPAGDTSSRIWVEKFGRAGIIVQDARSPFFEIRRFLQVGDGQNYILAFPAQKMQVFYFLDAVEHSRFAQFVTFSEEDPFLELAASRTFAFHFELPYLKASGLGKGAQDWAIIFDAQGCPSLPLRSPGEPALHKVLDFLGDLFLLQVRIRGCFFAVRSGHSLNREMAKLLSEEMAANSEYSSYCLH; encoded by the coding sequence ATGAATGAAGCCTGGCACTTCCAGAGGACCATTGCTCAACCTTTCGAAGTACAGGGTAAGGGACTGCACAGTGGGGAGGAAACCAGAGTTAAAGTATTTCCTGGTAAAGTGAGCCAGGGTATTGTTTTCAGAGTTTATTCTTCCTGTGGGGAAACTGTCATTCCCGCTTCTTTGCAGTGGCTTTCTCCTTTTCCCCGTTCCACTTCCCTGATGAGAGAAGGTGTAGAACTCAAGACGGTGGAGCATTTCCTGGCTGCCTGTTACCTTATGGGTATTGACAATCTGGAGGTTCTGGTTTGGGGAAACGAATTGCCTGCAGGAGATACCAGCTCTCGTATCTGGGTTGAAAAGTTTGGTCGAGCAGGTATTATTGTTCAGGACGCTCGCTCTCCGTTTTTTGAGATTCGCCGTTTTCTGCAGGTTGGGGATGGCCAGAACTACATTCTGGCTTTTCCTGCTCAAAAAATGCAAGTTTTCTATTTTCTGGATGCTGTGGAGCATTCTCGTTTTGCTCAATTCGTGACCTTCAGTGAGGAAGATCCTTTTCTGGAACTGGCCGCTTCACGCACTTTTGCTTTTCATTTTGAGTTGCCTTACCTTAAAGCAAGCGGTTTGGGAAAGGGAGCCCAAGACTGGGCGATAATTTTCGATGCCCAGGGTTGTCCTTCGCTGCCGCTTCGTTCCCCCGGAGAGCCTGCCCTGCATAAGGTCCTGGATTTTCTGGGTGACCTATTTCTGCTTCAGGTGCGGATTCGGGGTTGCTTTTTTGCAGTACGCTCGGGTCACAGCCTAAATCGTGAAATGGCGAAATTGCTTAGTGAGGAGATGGCTGCAAACAGTGAATATTCATCCTACTGCCTGCATTGA